The sequence below is a genomic window from Campylobacter ornithocola.
ATATTCCAGGTACATCAAGCTCTCTTTTAGAACCATCATTAAACACTATCTTAACTTTATTAACTCCCATATTATCACCACAAACCTCATCAACAACCGCATTTGTGATTAATTCTATTTTTTCATTATTTTTTACTTTTTCAACTGTTGAAGGCGCTGCTCTAAATTCATCTCTTCTGTGGATCAAATACACTTTTGAACAAATATTAGCTAGATATAATGCCTCTTCTAAAGCAGTATCACCACCGCCTAAAACAGCTACTTCTTTATTCTTATAAAAAAAACCATCGCAAGTTGCACAAGTACTCACACCTTTACCAAAAAACTCATTTTCACCTTTAAAACCCGCACGACGTGGCGTAGAACCTGTACAAACAATAACAGCTTTTGCTTGCTCATTTTTTCCACCTTCTAATTTTATATTAAAACTTCCATCAGCATTTTTGCTAATTTGTTCCACACCTACCATTTCGTGTTTTAAACCAAAACGCATACATTGCTCATTCCAAGGAGCCATAAAAGAAATTCCATCTAAAACTTGAGCAACCCCTGGATAATTTTCAATTTCTGAACTTGAAGTAATCTGTCCACCAGGCATGCCTTTTTCAAACATTACAACATTTTTTAACCCACCTCTAGTAGCGTACAAACCAGCACTTAAACCCGCAGGTCCACCACCTATAATAGCTAAATCTAACATAATATTTTCCTTGTAGTTTTATTTATAGGTATTATACAAATTTTTCTTTAATTATAAATAATAAAAATTATCAAATAATAAAAAATATGAAGAAAAGCCACAAAAAGTGGCTTAAGATTATAAAAGTGAGTTTAGTTTATCTGCCAAAGCTTGTTTTGATTGAGCACCAACTAGCTGATCAACCACTTCACCATCTTTAAAGAAAATGATAGTTGGGATAGATCTTACACCAAATTGTGCAGCTAAATCACCTTGCTCATCTGTATTTACTTTACAAATTTTAGCCTTACCATCAAAATCATTTGCAAGTTCATCAATTACTGGAGCAAGCATTCTACAAGGTCCACACCATGGAGCCCAAAAATCTACTAAAGCTACGCCTTCTTTTGCTTGTGCAAAATTTTCTGTAGTTAAATCTATATATTTTCCCATTTTTTCTCCTTTATTTTTTCACATTTTATTAAATTAGAATAAATATTCTCTTAATAACCAATGTTCTCTAAAAGTTTTATATCATTTTTATATACACAAAGTAAATCTATTTGAAAATTCGCATCGCTTTTATGTTTCATAAAGTAATACTCTATAGTTTTGATGATTTTATTGTATTTTTTATTATCTAGTCTATATGCTACTTCATAATTTCCTTGCGTACTTTTAACTTCAACAAAATGCAAAATTCTATCTTTTTTAGCAATAATATCGATTTCTCCAAATTTAGAATGAAAATTCCTTTTTAAAATTTCAAAACCTTGAGTTTTTAAATATTCGCACGCTAAATCCTCTCCTTTTTTACCGAAAAGATACTCCATAAGTGCCATTAATCTTCTATTCTCATCATAAAAACATCATCTTTTACAAATTCTTGTTCTCTGAGCCTTTGAGTTAAAATTTGTATATTTTTTTCATAAGTTTGATGAGTGATGAAAAATAAAGTACTATAATCTTGCTTTTCTTTTTTAGGCTTTTGCAAAAAAGTATCGATTGAAATTTGATGTTCACTCATTAAGTGTGTAATTTTTGATAAAACTCCTATTTTATCTAAAACTTTTAATCTTAAATAATATCTTGTATAAATTTCATCTTTATTTAAAAGTTCATAAGAAGTATCATTTAAATACCCAAAAATAGCGCTATTTTTTTCTTTTCTTGCTATATCGATTAAATCTGCTATAACAGCACTTGCAGTTGCCTTACCGCCTGCTCCTGGACCATAATACAAACTTTCACCCAAAACATCCCCATCAACACTAATAGCATTCATCACTCCATCAACTTTTGCCAACATTTTATCTTTATTTAGCATAACAGGATGAACCCTTAGTTCTATTTTTTCATCTTTAATCTTAGCAATACCCAAATGCTTTATAGTGTATTCAAATTCCTTTGCAAAATAAATATCTTCATCACTTACCTTGCTAACACCCTCAATCAAGATATCTTCAGGCTTTACTCTTAATCCATAAGCAATATTTGCTAAAATTAAAAGCTTATGTGCTGCATCAAAACCTTCTATATCAAAAGTGGGATCAGCTTCAGCATATCCTAAGTCTTGTGCTTTTTTTAATACCTCTTGAAATTTAGCACTATCTTCAGTCATTTTACTTAAAATATAATTACTTGTACCATTTAAAATGCCTTTAATAGAAACAATATTATTAGCACTTAAACCCTCTTTTAAAATTTTAATAATAGGAATTCCACCTGCTACACTTGCCTCGTATCCAAAAGCCGTATCTTGTGCTAATTTTTCAAGCTCACAGCGGTGATAAGCAAGCAAAGCTTTATTAGCAGTTACTACTGATTTTTTTCTTTTTAAAATCTTTGAAATAATCTCAAAAGGCAAATCAATACCACCCATTAACTCCACAAACACGTCAATATCTTCACGTTCTAAAACTTCATCAATATCATTTACTATAGGAATCAATGCATTTGGTTTTAGACTTCTTGCTAAAGCAATTACTGGAATAATTTCTTCATTACATCTTGCTTTAATTAAATCTTGATTTTTTAACAAAGTTTCTACAACAGCACTTCCTACCGTGCCATAGCCTAAAATTGCGATTTTCATTTTATTCTCTTAAATATTTTTTTATATTTCTTGCTGCTTGACGAATGCGGTTTTCATTTTCAATTAAAGCTATTCTAACATACCCATTACCCGCTTCACCAAAGCCAACTCCAGGACTTACCGCCACATTTGCTTTTTGTAAAAGTTGTTTAGAAAATTCCATGCTACCAAGATGAGCTTTACTTTGAGGAAGTTTTGCCCAAACAAACATACTTGCATTAGGTTTTTTTAGCTCCCATCCTGCTTGATAAAATGAGTCAAGCAAGACTTCCAATCTTTTTGCATAAGTTGCCTTAATCTCTTCAACGCAAGCTTGATCTCCATCTAAAGCTATAGTAGCAGCAACTTGTATAGGAGTATACATACCATAATCAAACCAAGATTTGATTTTTTTTAAAGCTGCAATTAAGCGTTTATTGCCCACCACAAAGCCCACACGCCAACCTGCCATATTATAAGACTTTGAAAGTGTATAAGTTTCTACTGCTACATCTTTAGCACCTTCAACTTCAAAAATCGAAGGAGTTTTATAAGAACCAAAAGTTAAGTCCGCATAAGCAATATCAGAAATAATATAAAATCTTTCTTTTTTTGCCATAGCAACCAATCTCTCATAAAAACTTTTTTCCACTGTAACTGTTGTAGGATTATGCGGAAAATTTACCACTACATATTTTGGACGCGGAATGCTTTCATGTAGTGTTTTTTGTAAATTTTCAAAAAAAGTATTTTCATTTAATTCATAATTTTCATTAAAATCAAAATTCATAGTTGCTACATTACCACCTGCTATGATAAAAGCTTGAGTATGTATAGGATAAGCAGGTGTAGGTACAATAGCTACATCTCCTGGGTTAATCACAGCTCTTGCTAAATTTACAAAACCCTCTTTAGAACCCATCGTTGCAACTACTTCACTTTCAGGATCTAAATCAACATCATATTTTCTTTTATACCAATTACAAATTGCAAGTCTTAGTTTATAAATTCCACTCGAAGCAGAATAACCTGAAGTTTTGTCTTTATTTGCACTTTCACAAAGTTTATCTATAATATGTTGAGGAGTTTTGCCATCAGGATTCCCCATAGAAAAATCTATTATATCCTCCCCCGCTCTTCTTGCTGCCATTTTAATCGCATTAACTTCAGCAAAAACATAATTTGGAAGTCTTTCTATGGTATTAAAATGAATTTCTTCAAACATTGTCCATCCTTTTAGCGTCTTAAGTAAATTTTTAAACCCCTTTTTATATTATCAAGGCTAAACATATCCCCTATAATAGCATATTTTGCGCCCAATGGTATATTTACATTTACCTCATTTTGCTTATGTGTATTTTCTACACCTTGAATAAAATTTAAATTTTTATCTAAAAACTGAATTTTACAAAACCAAGAGTCAAGATTGTGTGCACTAAGTTCCATACTTTTTGCACCTTGCAAATCAATAATATATTCTCTTAAAGGTTTGTTTAATTGAGTAATGGTATTTAATGGAATTTGAGTATTGACTTTAGGTTTTGCTTTTGAAAAATCTAGCTCATATTCATAATTTAACTCTGAAATTTTATAAATATCTTTAATAAAAACAGAACTACCCAACAAAGCCTTATAAAAAACTCCTGGATCAAGCATATACTGAGAATCTACAGCTAGCTTATATGTGATATAGTTTTCCCTTAAAGTTAATTCAGTTGGTATAAAATAAATATAACCTAGTTCATTTAAAGTATCATTAATCGTCTTAAAAAATAAAACAGAATCAGCTTGGGCTTTAAAACTAAAAGTTAAAGTTTTTGGCTCATTTAATATAAAATTTGCCAAAGAATTGGTTTTTAAAATTTGAGAAATAGTGTAAATATCTACATTTCCGCGCTCATCTTTATAATCATTTCTTGCAAACAAAAGTTCCAATTGCGCATCTTTAGAATTATCATTAACAATATGCTTAGCAACTTCTAAAGCACTTAGCGCAAAAGCATTAAAAGTAAAAAAAATGGAAAATATTAAAATTCTTACCATAATTTTCCTCTATTTTCTTTTATAAACTCAGCTTTTGTAATTTGTTTGATTTTACCATCTTTAATCATTAAAAACTTAGACACACCGTTTTTAAACTCTAAAGTATTGTTATTTTCATCATTTAAACTAAAAGCAGCATGACCTGTAGTGATTAACATATCTTTATCCAAAGATAAAACATAATCATTTTTAATAGTCAAAGAATTTTTTCTAAAAGTTTTTAAATCCACCATACCAAGCCAAAGCTCTGCGCTTGGTTTTATAACACTTTCTTTAAGCAAAACCATATTTTCTTCAGGCATATTTAAACTAGTATTATCTTCTAGTGTTTCTTCTATGGTATTATTACTCTCATCTATTGATTCTAAAATAGCACTTGCATTTGTCTCATTGTTTTCTATAACATCATCAGCAAAAAAGTTAAGAGCTGGAGTTTCATTCTCATCAACTTTTTCTTCTAAAACAATTTGCTCTTGATTTAATACATTAGTGGTATTTTCATCTAAAGTGGAACTTTGAAAAAATCTTGAAACACCCCAAGCTAAAACTACTATCAAAAGTATCACTACTACAATCACAATATACCAAATACTTGAACTTTCTTTAGTGTATGAGTTCATTTTAGGTGAAATATGTATATGGTTTTTTTTCTCAATACCATTTTCCTCTAAATAAACATGATATTCTTCTAAAAAACTAGAAAAATCAAGCTCGTATTCCCTTTGTAAAATTTTAACAAAACCATTTACATTAAAGCGAGATAAAGACTTAAAGTCTTTTTTGATGATATACTCAAGACAAGCCATTTCTATCTGTGTTCTTTTTTGAACTTCCAATAAATTTAAATCTTCTAATTTTTTCCAACTATCCATTTTTCATCCTATCGCAAAGTATCGCAAATGCAGCACTAACATTTAAGCTATCAAAATCATTATGCATTTTTATACCTATACACTCATCACATTTTTTAAGCACTTTAGGCGCTATACCAAAACCTTCACTTCCCATAATCAAAACTTTTTTCTCTTTGGTTTTTATAGTATGTATATCACTACCTCCGCTCGCACTAGCATAGATATAAAAACCTTTTTGTTTTAATTCATTTATCATACTCAAAATATCATCATTCAAGACTATTTTCATATCTAAAGCCGCACCACTACTTGCACGGATCACTCCATCCATAGCTACACTTTTAGCTACCAAAATAACTCCATCAACTCCTAGTGCATAAGCACTACGCATAATAGCACCTATATTTCCAACATCACTAATATTATATAAAATAACTACGAAATCTTTTTCTTTTAAACTTTCAAAAGAGCTAAATTCAAACTCAGCAATTTCCATTAAAAAACCTTGATGATTTCCACCCCTTGCTAAACTTTGTGCAGCTTTAAAATCAAGCTTTTTAATTTTTTTTGATACCTTTGCTATTTTTGAAAAATCAGATTTTTCACACTCTTTTGCTAAATAAATCTCTTTAATTTTTTCTTTGTGTTTTTCTAAGATATAAAAAAACACTTGCTTACCATAAACTATCATTTTTAAATAATAACCAAATTCAACTTAAAAGCAGTTTTTGATAATTTTCTTTTGGAGATTTTGCATTGATTTTTGAAAGAAGCTTTGCCTTTGCTTTTAAAGGTAAATCAAGCTCATAAACATCTTGCTCACACAAGGTGTTTTGGTGAAATTGCTTTTCTTTAGCACTTATCACCACGCACCATTCACCACGCAAATCCATTATTTTTAATTTTTCTAGAATCTCTAAAACATTTGCTCTAAATTTGGCTTCAAATTTCTTTGTTGCTTCTTTTATGACAAAAATTTCTCTCAAAGGATCAATTTTACTTATTTCTTCTATTAAATTAAGTATTCTAGTGGGTGCTTCATAGACTATGCTAGGATAAGGATTAAGCATTAAATTTTCAATATCTTTTTGTCTTTGAGGGTTTTTATTGGCTAAAAATCCCATAAAAATAAATTCTTTTTTACAAAATGCACTTGAAACTAATGCAAGCAAAGCAGCATTTGCCCCTGCTAAGACTTCATAATCAATATTATTTTTGGTAGCATATTCGATTAAAAATTGACCTGGGTCGCTAATGCCTGGCATACCCGCATCACTTAAATACGCAATATCTTGTTCAAAAAAATTCTCATCTATTTTTGCTAAAAAATCTTTTTCATTATGAGTATGTAAGGCTAGATATTTATCAGGTTTTATTTTTAGATTAAATTTTTCATTAAGAAGATGGACCAAAGACTTGCAAACTCTTGTATCTTCACATAAAAAGAGTTTGCATTTTTGCAAAATTTCTAAAGAATGAAAAGAAATATCGTTTAAATTTCCTATGGGTGTAGGAATAAAATATAACATTATTGCATTGCGTATTTTTTCTTAAATTTCTCTACACGACCTGCAGCATCTACGATTTTTTCACTACCTGTAAAGAATGGATGGCAATTTGAACAAATATCAACTTTAATTTCTGGTTTATTTGACTTAGTAGTAAAAGAATTTCCACAAGCACAACTAACTTTGCATTCTACATATTCTGGGTGAATTTCTTTTTTCATTGTTTATCCTTTTTCAAAACATTAAGGCGTAATTATATAGATTTTTATATAAAAAATAGCTAAATTTAAGCATGTTTTTAAATTATGATTTTTGAAGCAACCCCTACTAAAGCCGTTTGAGCTTTCAGTATAAAATCAGCTTGCAATTTTGCTTTTTTTACATTCGCTTCTCTTTCTTTTTGAGAAAATCCACCTTCAGCACCTATTAAAAATACATGTTTGTTAGATTCAAAACTCATTAAATCTTCACCTTCAAAGTCTATTAAAACAATATTTTCATAATTTTGCTGAAATTTTTTAAAATTATCAAAGATTTCAAGCTCCATTAAAGAGGCACGACCACATTGTTGAGATGATTCTATAAGAATTTTTTCCATTCTTTTAAAGTCTAACTTAAAATTTTTTTGTGAATAATCCATATACACAAAAGAAAGTTTTGCAACCCCAAGCTCATTTAAAAAAGGTAAAGTTTTTTCTATGATCTTTGGATCAATCACTGCTAAAGCTATGTGCAAATATGTTTTTAATTCTTGTTTTTCTTCTTTTTTATTCTGCAAACTTAATACACAAGAATGTCTAGAAAGTCCGATGCATTCGTAAGTATAAGCAAAAAAATCTTTTAAATTTTTTAATATGATTTTATCACCTATTTTAATTCTTCTAGCCTTCAAATGTAAAAAAGCTTCATTTTTCAACTCCAAATTTAAAGCACCGCTTTGTGGATGATACAAAAATCGCATTAAAAATAAAACCTTTGAAGCAAATAAGGTACAAAAAGCAAAGATATACCCAAACACAAAATAAAAAAGCTTAAAAATCTAAATCTCGCATAACGTTTAAATAATCTTGCTTTTTTAAATAATATAAATTGATAAATAGCTAAAGCAAAAATAAAAATCCAACAAATCCACATAGAAAGCATATATAGATTAAACTCAAAATGTTTTAAAGCCCAAAGTAAACTTCCGGTAAAAAGCGTAATTGCCAAAAATAAATAATAAATTGGTAAAAACAAACGAATTCTTTTTATAAAAATAAACTCTTGCGAAAAACTACTTTGAGTTAGATATAAATAAAACAACATTAAAAAACCATTTGCATATAAACTGTATACGTGTAA
It includes:
- the trxB gene encoding thioredoxin-disulfide reductase produces the protein MLDLAIIGGGPAGLSAGLYATRGGLKNVVMFEKGMPGGQITSSSEIENYPGVAQVLDGISFMAPWNEQCMRFGLKHEMVGVEQISKNADGSFNIKLEGGKNEQAKAVIVCTGSTPRRAGFKGENEFFGKGVSTCATCDGFFYKNKEVAVLGGGDTALEEALYLANICSKVYLIHRRDEFRAAPSTVEKVKNNEKIELITNAVVDEVCGDNMGVNKVKIVFNDGSKRELDVPGIFTFVGLNVRNEILKQDNGEFLCAMEDGGQVSVDLKMQTNIAGLFAAGDLRKDAPKQVICAAGDGAVAALSALSYIENLH
- the trxA gene encoding thioredoxin yields the protein MGKYIDLTTENFAQAKEGVALVDFWAPWCGPCRMLAPVIDELANDFDGKAKICKVNTDEQGDLAAQFGVRSIPTIIFFKDGEVVDQLVGAQSKQALADKLNSLL
- a CDS encoding YraN family protein, which produces MALMEYLFGKKGEDLACEYLKTQGFEILKRNFHSKFGEIDIIAKKDRILHFVEVKSTQGNYEVAYRLDNKKYNKIIKTIEYYFMKHKSDANFQIDLLCVYKNDIKLLENIGY
- a CDS encoding homoserine dehydrogenase, giving the protein MKIAILGYGTVGSAVVETLLKNQDLIKARCNEEIIPVIALARSLKPNALIPIVNDIDEVLEREDIDVFVELMGGIDLPFEIISKILKRKKSVVTANKALLAYHRCELEKLAQDTAFGYEASVAGGIPIIKILKEGLSANNIVSIKGILNGTSNYILSKMTEDSAKFQEVLKKAQDLGYAEADPTFDIEGFDAAHKLLILANIAYGLRVKPEDILIEGVSKVSDEDIYFAKEFEYTIKHLGIAKIKDEKIELRVHPVMLNKDKMLAKVDGVMNAISVDGDVLGESLYYGPGAGGKATASAVIADLIDIARKEKNSAIFGYLNDTSYELLNKDEIYTRYYLRLKVLDKIGVLSKITHLMSEHQISIDTFLQKPKKEKQDYSTLFFITHQTYEKNIQILTQRLREQEFVKDDVFMMRIED
- a CDS encoding LL-diaminopimelate aminotransferase, whose product is MFEEIHFNTIERLPNYVFAEVNAIKMAARRAGEDIIDFSMGNPDGKTPQHIIDKLCESANKDKTSGYSASSGIYKLRLAICNWYKRKYDVDLDPESEVVATMGSKEGFVNLARAVINPGDVAIVPTPAYPIHTQAFIIAGGNVATMNFDFNENYELNENTFFENLQKTLHESIPRPKYVVVNFPHNPTTVTVEKSFYERLVAMAKKERFYIISDIAYADLTFGSYKTPSIFEVEGAKDVAVETYTLSKSYNMAGWRVGFVVGNKRLIAALKKIKSWFDYGMYTPIQVAATIALDGDQACVEEIKATYAKRLEVLLDSFYQAGWELKKPNASMFVWAKLPQSKAHLGSMEFSKQLLQKANVAVSPGVGFGEAGNGYVRIALIENENRIRQAARNIKKYLRE
- the rlmB gene encoding 23S rRNA (guanosine(2251)-2'-O)-methyltransferase RlmB, with protein sequence MIVYGKQVFFYILEKHKEKIKEIYLAKECEKSDFSKIAKVSKKIKKLDFKAAQSLARGGNHQGFLMEIAEFEFSSFESLKEKDFVVILYNISDVGNIGAIMRSAYALGVDGVILVAKSVAMDGVIRASSGAALDMKIVLNDDILSMINELKQKGFYIYASASGGSDIHTIKTKEKKVLIMGSEGFGIAPKVLKKCDECIGIKMHNDFDSLNVSAAFAILCDRMKNG
- the rsmI gene encoding 16S rRNA (cytidine(1402)-2'-O)-methyltransferase, producing the protein MLYFIPTPIGNLNDISFHSLEILQKCKLFLCEDTRVCKSLVHLLNEKFNLKIKPDKYLALHTHNEKDFLAKIDENFFEQDIAYLSDAGMPGISDPGQFLIEYATKNNIDYEVLAGANAALLALVSSAFCKKEFIFMGFLANKNPQRQKDIENLMLNPYPSIVYEAPTRILNLIEEISKIDPLREIFVIKEATKKFEAKFRANVLEILEKLKIMDLRGEWCVVISAKEKQFHQNTLCEQDVYELDLPLKAKAKLLSKINAKSPKENYQKLLLS
- the rpmE gene encoding 50S ribosomal protein L31, which produces MKKEIHPEYVECKVSCACGNSFTTKSNKPEIKVDICSNCHPFFTGSEKIVDAAGRVEKFKKKYAMQ
- a CDS encoding 16S rRNA (uracil(1498)-N(3))-methyltransferase gives rise to the protein MRFLYHPQSGALNLELKNEAFLHLKARRIKIGDKIILKNLKDFFAYTYECIGLSRHSCVLSLQNKKEEKQELKTYLHIALAVIDPKIIEKTLPFLNELGVAKLSFVYMDYSQKNFKLDFKRMEKILIESSQQCGRASLMELEIFDNFKKFQQNYENIVLIDFEGEDLMSFESNKHVFLIGAEGGFSQKEREANVKKAKLQADFILKAQTALVGVASKIII